A stretch of the Pseudomonas sp. ACM7 genome encodes the following:
- a CDS encoding TRAP transporter small permease, producing MNALRRIWDHFEEGFIVFLLAAMTLVTFVYVILNNLYSVFYSFADAWPSASEPLFAIGDSVMGMAQAMTWSISLTKALFAWLIFFGLSYGVRTAGHIGVDALVKLASKPVQRIIGIIACLCSLAYAGLLSVASFEWIQTLFIAGIGAEDLGHYGIMQWHIGLIVPVGFALVFIRFAEILVRIVQNRQTGLGLADEAADVLKLTEHEDDKK from the coding sequence ATGAATGCCTTGCGGCGCATCTGGGACCACTTTGAAGAAGGCTTCATTGTTTTCCTGCTGGCGGCAATGACGCTGGTGACATTCGTTTACGTCATCCTGAACAACCTCTATAGCGTTTTCTACAGCTTCGCCGACGCTTGGCCGAGCGCCAGTGAACCGTTATTCGCGATTGGCGACAGCGTCATGGGGATGGCCCAGGCGATGACGTGGAGCATTTCGCTGACCAAAGCCCTGTTCGCCTGGCTGATCTTTTTTGGCTTGTCCTACGGGGTGCGCACGGCCGGGCATATCGGTGTCGACGCCTTGGTGAAACTGGCCAGCAAACCGGTTCAGAGAATCATCGGCATCATTGCCTGCCTTTGCAGCCTGGCCTATGCAGGCCTGCTCAGCGTCGCCAGTTTCGAATGGATTCAAACCTTGTTCATCGCCGGAATCGGCGCTGAAGACCTTGGTCATTACGGCATCATGCAATGGCACATAGGGCTGATCGTGCCCGTGGGTTTTGCCTTGGTATTCATCCGTTTTGCCGAAATCCTGGTGCGCATCGTGCAAAACCGCCAAACAGGCCTGGGCCTGGCCGATGAGGCCGCGGATGTGTTGAAACTGACCGAGCATGAGGACGACAAGAAATGA
- a CDS encoding TRAP transporter substrate-binding protein, with product MLKSLWNAVVCTLALGVSSLALAADPIIIKFSHVVAEQTPKGQGALLFKKLVEERLAGKVKVEVYPNSSLFGDGKEMEALLLGDVQMIAPSLAKFEQYTPKLQLFDLPFLFNDISAVDRFQRSPEGQGLLNSMESKNITGLAYWHNGMKQLSANKALREPGDARGLKFRVQASAVLEEQFKAVRANPRKLSFAEVYQSLQTGVVNGAENPYSNIYSQKMYEVQKFITESDHGLLDYMLITNTKFWTGLPPDVKAELDKIIVEVTTQVNQKAEKLNQEDKQRIIDAKTTEIITLTPEQRGKWREAMKPVWTKFEGAIGADLIKAADASNQAQ from the coding sequence ATGCTCAAGTCATTGTGGAACGCAGTTGTCTGCACGCTCGCGCTTGGCGTGTCGAGCCTGGCGCTGGCGGCTGATCCCATCATTATCAAGTTTTCCCATGTCGTCGCCGAACAGACGCCCAAAGGCCAAGGCGCCCTGCTGTTCAAGAAGCTGGTGGAAGAACGTCTGGCGGGCAAGGTCAAGGTAGAGGTTTATCCGAACTCCTCGCTGTTTGGCGATGGCAAGGAAATGGAGGCGCTGCTGTTGGGCGATGTGCAGATGATTGCGCCGTCGCTGGCCAAGTTCGAACAATACACACCCAAGTTACAGCTATTTGATTTGCCGTTCCTGTTCAACGACATCTCGGCCGTTGACCGCTTCCAGCGAAGCCCTGAAGGCCAGGGACTTCTCAATTCCATGGAAAGCAAAAACATCACCGGACTTGCCTATTGGCATAACGGCATGAAGCAGCTGTCCGCCAACAAGGCGCTACGTGAACCGGGCGATGCCCGCGGTTTGAAATTCCGCGTGCAGGCCTCGGCCGTGCTCGAGGAACAATTCAAGGCGGTGCGCGCCAACCCTCGCAAATTGAGCTTTGCCGAGGTGTACCAGAGCTTGCAGACCGGCGTCGTCAATGGCGCGGAAAACCCTTACTCGAACATCTACAGCCAGAAAATGTACGAAGTGCAAAAGTTCATTACCGAGTCCGACCATGGCTTGCTGGATTACATGTTGATCACCAACACCAAGTTCTGGACTGGTCTGCCGCCAGATGTGAAAGCCGAACTGGACAAAATCATCGTCGAGGTCACCACCCAGGTGAACCAAAAGGCAGAGAAACTGAACCAGGAGGACAAACAGCGCATCATCGACGCCAAAACCACCGAAATCATCACACTGACCCCGGAGCAACGTGGCAAGTGGCGTGAAGCAATGAAGCCGGTTTGGACGAAGTTCGAAGGTGCTATCGGTGCCGACCTGATCAAGGCCGCCGACGCCTCAAACCAGGCTCAGTAA
- a CDS encoding TrkH family potassium uptake protein gives MSFAILRLIGFILGTFLITLAVSMAIPMLTLVIYERKEDMSAFLWASLITLVFGLLLINKGRPENAQLRPRDMYMLTTASWVVVCMFAALPMVFIQHISYTDAFFETMSGITTTGSTILTGLDTASPGLLIWRSMLHWLGGIGFIGMAVAILPLLRVGGMRLFQTESSDWSEKVTPRSHVAAKYILGLYVGLTSFSTLALWIAGMTPFEAVNHAMSLISTGGFSTSDASLAHWTQPAIHWVAVVVMTLGSLPFTLYVSMLRGNKRVLLKDHQVRGFIGFLIITWLLFGTWLCLHSEFGWWEAFRIVAVNVTSVVTTTGVALGDYTLWGSFSVLLFFYLTFVGGCSGSTAGGLKIFRFQVAGALLMGSLKQLIHPRAVIRKKYNNHPIDEDIARSLLTFSFFFTITIGAIAMGLALIGLDWTTALSGAATAVCNVGPGLGSIIGPAGNFSTLPDAAKWLLTVGMLLGRLEILTVLVLFIPVFWKY, from the coding sequence ATGTCCTTTGCGATACTGCGGCTTATCGGTTTCATCCTGGGTACTTTTCTGATCACGTTGGCTGTGAGCATGGCGATACCAATGCTCACGCTGGTGATCTATGAACGCAAAGAAGATATGTCGGCGTTTCTTTGGGCTAGCCTGATCACATTGGTGTTCGGGCTTCTGTTGATTAACAAGGGGCGCCCTGAAAACGCTCAATTGCGTCCCCGCGATATGTACATGCTGACGACCGCCAGTTGGGTGGTCGTCTGCATGTTCGCCGCATTGCCCATGGTTTTTATCCAACACATCAGCTACACCGACGCGTTTTTTGAAACGATGTCCGGCATTACCACCACCGGATCGACCATCCTGACGGGTCTGGACACCGCCTCTCCCGGATTGCTGATCTGGCGTTCAATGCTGCATTGGCTGGGCGGGATCGGATTCATCGGTATGGCCGTGGCCATCCTGCCGCTATTGCGGGTAGGGGGCATGCGGCTGTTTCAGACCGAATCATCCGACTGGTCGGAGAAGGTCACGCCACGCTCCCACGTCGCAGCCAAATATATTCTGGGGCTGTATGTCGGGCTTACCAGTTTCTCCACGCTGGCGCTGTGGATAGCAGGAATGACGCCATTTGAAGCAGTCAACCATGCGATGTCGTTGATTTCAACGGGAGGATTTTCCACCTCCGATGCTTCTCTGGCGCACTGGACGCAACCGGCCATTCATTGGGTGGCGGTGGTTGTCATGACTCTGGGAAGCCTGCCTTTTACGCTGTATGTGAGCATGTTGCGCGGGAATAAACGGGTTTTGCTCAAAGATCACCAGGTACGCGGGTTCATTGGCTTTTTGATCATTACCTGGCTGCTGTTCGGTACCTGGTTGTGCTTGCACAGCGAGTTTGGCTGGTGGGAGGCATTTCGCATCGTGGCGGTCAATGTGACCTCGGTGGTCACGACGACCGGCGTAGCGCTGGGGGATTACACGTTGTGGGGTAGTTTCTCCGTGTTGCTGTTCTTCTATCTGACCTTTGTCGGCGGCTGCTCAGGCTCCACCGCCGGCGGCCTTAAGATCTTCCGCTTTCAGGTGGCTGGCGCCCTGCTCATGGGCAGTCTGAAACAATTGATCCATCCTCGCGCCGTCATCCGGAAAAAATACAACAATCATCCCATCGACGAGGATATCGCCCGTTCGCTCCTGACGTTTTCATTCTTTTTCACCATCACCATCGGGGCGATCGCCATGGGGTTGGCGCTCATTGGCCTGGACTGGACGACTGCATTGAGTGGCGCGGCCACTGCCGTCTGCAACGTGGGCCCTGGCCTTGGTTCAATCATCGGCCCGGCAGGAAACTTTTCGACATTGCCCGATGCCGCGAAGTGGCTGCTGACCGTTGGCATGCTGTTGGGAAGACTGGAGATCCTCACCGTTCTGGTGCTGTTCATACCAGTTTTCTGGAAATACTAG
- a CDS encoding energy-coupling factor ABC transporter permease: protein MIGAELLSSQSLTVGWLIYVPVMIWAVCRASWVELFSDSRRQHLLFGTVFALFMLWLVRQDFDTGVSYHFIGMTAVTLLLDWPLAIVGGLVAQAGLVLLGRQDLAAMGVNGALLILLPVLVTECCAILVERAQPRNPFVYIFVSGFFAAALSALLCLLLALWLLWFDERFAMPYWLEDFVGYLWLLIFPEAFINGMVVSALVVFCPEWLETFNRTRYLSAPWKDDDPKS from the coding sequence ATGATCGGTGCCGAACTGCTGTCATCGCAAAGCCTCACAGTGGGTTGGCTGATTTACGTGCCGGTGATGATCTGGGCAGTCTGTCGAGCATCGTGGGTCGAACTGTTCAGCGACAGTCGCCGCCAGCATCTGTTGTTTGGCACGGTGTTCGCGCTGTTCATGCTCTGGCTGGTGCGACAAGACTTCGACACCGGCGTGTCCTACCACTTTATCGGCATGACCGCCGTGACCCTGTTGCTCGACTGGCCGCTGGCGATTGTCGGCGGGTTGGTCGCGCAAGCGGGACTAGTACTGCTCGGGCGGCAAGATCTGGCGGCGATGGGGGTCAACGGCGCGCTGCTGATTCTGCTGCCGGTGCTGGTCACCGAGTGCTGCGCCATCCTGGTGGAGCGAGCGCAACCACGTAATCCCTTTGTGTATATCTTCGTGTCCGGGTTTTTTGCAGCGGCGCTGTCGGCGTTGCTGTGTCTGCTGCTGGCGCTGTGGTTGCTGTGGTTCGACGAACGTTTCGCCATGCCGTATTGGCTGGAAGATTTTGTCGGTTATCTGTGGCTGTTGATTTTCCCGGAAGCGTTCATCAACGGCATGGTGGTCAGCGCACTGGTGGTGTTTTGCCCCGAGTGGCTGGAGACGTTCAATCGTACGCGCTACCTTTCGGCGCCCTGGAAAGACGACGATCCCAAATCTTGA
- the yacG gene encoding DNA gyrase inhibitor YacG — MSQPPTVECPTCGAPVEWSPESTFRPFCSDRCKLIDLGAWASEEHKIPVSPDAEDELFSEDFDPRH; from the coding sequence ATGAGCCAACCCCCAACCGTCGAATGCCCAACCTGCGGCGCCCCTGTTGAATGGAGCCCAGAAAGCACCTTCCGGCCGTTTTGTTCGGACCGTTGCAAACTGATCGACCTGGGCGCCTGGGCTTCGGAAGAACACAAGATTCCGGTCAGCCCGGATGCCGAAGACGAACTGTTCAGCGAAGACTTCGACCCGCGTCACTGA
- the coaE gene encoding dephospho-CoA kinase (Dephospho-CoA kinase (CoaE) performs the final step in coenzyme A biosynthesis.), whose product MNTPVEKPWILGLTGGIGSGKSAAARHFIDLGVHVVDADHAARWVVEPGRPALARIAEHFGPGVLQADGQLDRAALRKLIFEVPDERRWLEALLHPLIAKEIADHLAKAQSPYAILVSPLLIESGQYAMTQRVLVIDAPEQLQIERTLQRDQTSEQQVQAILKAQSSRQDRVSHANDVVVNDRDLAWLHSEVERLHHFYLTLRGGQS is encoded by the coding sequence ATGAATACCCCTGTGGAAAAACCCTGGATTCTCGGCCTGACCGGCGGCATCGGCAGCGGCAAAAGCGCGGCTGCCCGGCACTTCATCGATCTGGGCGTGCACGTGGTGGACGCCGATCACGCAGCGCGCTGGGTGGTGGAACCGGGGCGCCCGGCGCTGGCCAGGATCGCCGAACACTTCGGCCCCGGCGTATTGCAAGCCGACGGGCAGCTGGATCGCGCGGCGTTGCGTAAACTGATCTTCGAAGTGCCAGACGAACGCCGCTGGCTCGAAGCGCTACTGCATCCGTTGATCGCCAAGGAAATCGCCGATCATCTGGCCAAGGCACAATCGCCTTACGCGATTCTGGTTTCGCCGCTGCTGATCGAGTCCGGGCAGTACGCCATGACCCAACGGGTTCTGGTGATCGATGCCCCGGAACAACTACAGATCGAGCGCACCCTGCAGCGTGACCAGACCAGCGAGCAACAGGTCCAGGCGATCCTCAAGGCCCAGTCCAGCCGACAGGACCGCGTGAGCCACGCCAACGATGTGGTGGTCAACGACCGCGACCTCGCCTGGCTGCACAGCGAGGTTGAACGCCTGCATCACTTTTACCTTACTTTGCGTGGAGGCCAGTCATGA
- a CDS encoding A24 family peptidase, which yields MPLNDILTLYPLTFVISAMLVGLLIGSFLNVVVWRLPKMLDREWREEAREVLGLPGETPLSTFNLMLPHSQCPHCGHQIRAWENIPVLSYLLLRGRCSNCTAAISKRYPLTELACGLLSAFIAWHFGFGWQACMALLLSWGLLTMSLIDAEHQLLPDVLVLPLIWLGLIVNSFGLFVSLHEALWGAVAGYIALWSVFWLFKLITGKDGMGHGDFKLLAMFGAWGGWQILPLTILLSSMVGAVVGVILLRLRKAKTSTPIPFGPFLAIAGWIALLWGGQITDFYWQFVGLK from the coding sequence ATGCCCTTGAACGACATTCTGACCCTCTACCCGTTGACCTTCGTAATCTCAGCCATGTTGGTCGGCCTGCTGATTGGCAGCTTTCTCAACGTGGTGGTCTGGCGCCTGCCAAAAATGCTTGACCGCGAATGGCGTGAGGAGGCTCGTGAAGTGTTGGGCTTGCCAGGCGAAACACCGCTATCGACCTTCAACCTGATGCTGCCCCATTCCCAGTGCCCACATTGCGGCCATCAAATCCGCGCCTGGGAAAATATTCCGGTGCTCAGTTATCTGCTCTTACGGGGTCGATGCTCGAACTGCACGGCAGCCATCAGCAAACGCTACCCGCTGACCGAACTGGCCTGCGGTCTGCTTTCGGCGTTTATCGCCTGGCATTTCGGTTTCGGCTGGCAGGCCTGCATGGCGCTGCTCCTGAGCTGGGGGTTGCTGACGATGAGCCTGATCGACGCCGAGCACCAACTGCTGCCGGATGTGCTGGTGCTGCCGCTGATATGGCTGGGGCTGATCGTCAACAGCTTCGGACTTTTCGTGTCCTTGCATGAAGCGTTGTGGGGCGCGGTGGCCGGCTATATTGCGTTGTGGTCGGTGTTCTGGCTGTTCAAGCTGATCACCGGCAAAGACGGCATGGGCCACGGTGATTTCAAGCTGTTAGCGATGTTCGGCGCCTGGGGTGGCTGGCAGATCTTGCCACTGACCATCCTGTTATCGTCGATGGTGGGCGCCGTTGTCGGCGTGATTTTACTGCGCCTGCGCAAGGCGAAAACCTCCACGCCGATCCCCTTCGGACCCTTTCTGGCAATTGCCGGCTGGATTGCCTTGCTCTGGGGTGGTCAAATAACCGACTTCTATTGGCAGTTTGTCGGTTTGAAATGA
- a CDS encoding type II secretion system F family protein produces the protein MAVKAAKISVYAWEGTDRKGTKVTGELSGQSPALIKAQLRKQGINPGKVRKKSTSIFNLGKRIKAQDIALFTRQMATMMKAGVPLLQSFDIIGEGFDNPAMRTLIDEVKQEVAAGNSFAASLRKKPQYFDELYCNLVDAGEQAGALDTLLERVATYKEKSESLKAKIKKAMTYPLAVVFVAIIVTGILLVKVVPQFESVFKGFGAELPAFTVMVIGLSEFMQDWWWAMLGVLIAAIFGVRHAFKTSQGFRDWMDTWLLKLPLIGTLMYKSAVARYARTLSTTFAAGVPLVEALDSVAGATGNIVFKRAVLRIKQDVSTGMQLNFSMRTSGIFPNMAIQMTAIGEESGALDDMLDKVASFYEDEVDNMVDNLTSLMEPFIMVVLGVIVGGLVVAMYLPIFQLGSAI, from the coding sequence ATGGCGGTCAAAGCAGCAAAAATCAGCGTCTACGCCTGGGAAGGTACAGACCGCAAAGGCACCAAAGTGACGGGAGAGTTGAGCGGTCAGAGCCCGGCGTTGATCAAGGCCCAGTTGCGCAAGCAGGGCATCAACCCCGGCAAGGTGCGCAAGAAGTCCACCTCGATTTTCAACCTGGGCAAGCGCATCAAGGCCCAGGACATTGCCCTGTTCACCCGGCAGATGGCGACCATGATGAAAGCCGGCGTACCGCTGTTGCAGTCCTTCGACATCATCGGTGAAGGCTTCGATAACCCGGCCATGCGCACACTGATAGACGAGGTAAAACAGGAAGTCGCGGCGGGTAACAGCTTCGCCGCTTCCCTGCGCAAAAAGCCTCAGTATTTCGATGAGCTCTACTGCAACCTGGTCGATGCCGGCGAGCAGGCCGGTGCCCTCGATACCCTGTTGGAGAGAGTGGCGACCTATAAGGAAAAGAGCGAAAGCCTCAAAGCCAAGATCAAGAAAGCCATGACCTACCCACTGGCAGTGGTGTTCGTCGCGATCATTGTGACCGGGATTCTGCTGGTCAAAGTGGTGCCGCAGTTCGAATCGGTATTCAAAGGGTTTGGCGCCGAATTACCAGCCTTCACGGTGATGGTCATCGGCCTCTCGGAATTCATGCAGGACTGGTGGTGGGCGATGCTTGGCGTGCTGATCGCGGCCATCTTCGGCGTGCGCCACGCCTTTAAAACGTCTCAGGGCTTTCGGGACTGGATGGACACCTGGTTGCTGAAACTGCCGTTGATTGGCACGTTGATGTACAAGTCTGCGGTGGCCCGTTACGCCCGCACCCTGTCGACCACCTTCGCTGCCGGAGTGCCGCTGGTGGAAGCTCTGGATTCGGTGGCCGGCGCGACCGGCAATATCGTGTTCAAACGTGCGGTGCTGCGCATCAAGCAGGACGTATCCACCGGCATGCAGCTGAATTTTTCCATGCGCACCTCCGGTATCTTTCCCAACATGGCGATTCAGATGACCGCCATTGGCGAAGAGTCCGGCGCGCTGGACGACATGCTCGACAAAGTCGCGAGCTTCTACGAGGACGAAGTGGATAATATGGTCGATAACCTCACCAGCCTGATGGAGCCGTTCATCATGGTGGTGCTGGGTGTTATCGTCGGTGGTCTGGTGGTTGCGATGTACCTGCCCATCTTCCAACTTGGCTCAGCGATCTGA
- the pilB gene encoding type IV-A pilus assembly ATPase PilB, with the protein MNDIALSGLTKQLVLAELLTDKSAQQAYQQAQRDKTPLVTYLVQNKLVKSRLVAEIASEHFGMTLLDLNCLDKETQPKGLVSEKLIRQHHALPLWRRGNKLFVGVSDPTNHQAINDIQFSTGLNTEAILVEDDKLTDAIEKFFDSPSTGLEDMADVDLDGVDIESIDDNKQDSIGGQDADDAPVVRFVHKMLLDAIKSGSSDLHFEPYEKTYRVRMRTDGMLREVAKPPIQLANRIASRLKVMASLDISERRRPQDGRIKMRLSKSKSIDFRVNTLPTLWGEKVVIRILDPSSAQMGIDALGYEPDQKDLYMAALKQPQGMILVTGPTGSGKTVSLYTGLNILNTVDINISTAEDPVEINMEGINQVNVNPKQGMDFAQALRSFLRQDPDVIMVGEIRDLETAEIAIKAAQTGHLVLSTLHTNSAAETLTRLHNMGIAGFNIATSISLIIAQRLARKLCSHCKKPIEIPREALLKEGFPEERIGSFTIYEPVGCDHCNNGYKGRVGIYEVVKNTPDLQRLIMAEGNSLEIDIQMRKDGFNDLRTSGLLKAMQGITSLEEINRVTKD; encoded by the coding sequence ATGAATGACATCGCCCTTAGCGGTCTGACCAAGCAATTGGTCCTGGCCGAACTGCTCACTGACAAAAGCGCGCAACAGGCGTATCAGCAAGCCCAACGTGATAAAACCCCGCTAGTCACCTATTTGGTGCAGAACAAGCTGGTGAAAAGCCGCCTGGTCGCCGAGATCGCGTCGGAACACTTCGGCATGACCTTGCTCGACCTCAACTGCCTGGACAAGGAAACCCAACCCAAGGGTCTGGTCAGCGAGAAACTGATCCGCCAGCACCACGCCTTGCCCCTCTGGCGACGCGGCAACAAACTGTTCGTGGGCGTTTCCGACCCGACCAATCACCAGGCCATCAATGACATCCAGTTCAGCACCGGGCTCAATACCGAAGCCATTCTGGTTGAAGACGACAAGCTCACCGATGCCATCGAAAAATTCTTCGACAGCCCTAGCACCGGCCTGGAAGACATGGCCGATGTCGACCTTGATGGTGTGGACATCGAGTCGATCGATGACAACAAACAGGATTCCATTGGCGGACAAGACGCCGACGACGCACCCGTGGTGCGCTTCGTCCACAAGATGTTGCTCGACGCGATCAAGAGCGGCTCTTCCGACCTGCATTTCGAGCCCTACGAAAAAACCTACCGCGTGCGGATGCGCACCGACGGCATGCTGCGTGAAGTCGCCAAACCGCCGATTCAACTGGCCAACCGCATCGCCTCGCGACTGAAAGTCATGGCCAGTCTCGACATCTCGGAACGGCGTCGGCCCCAGGACGGGCGGATCAAGATGCGCCTGTCCAAGAGCAAGTCCATCGACTTCCGGGTCAACACCCTGCCGACCCTATGGGGCGAGAAAGTGGTAATCCGGATCCTCGACCCGTCCAGCGCTCAAATGGGCATCGACGCCCTCGGCTATGAGCCGGACCAGAAAGACCTGTACATGGCCGCCCTCAAGCAGCCACAGGGGATGATTCTGGTGACCGGGCCGACCGGCTCGGGCAAGACCGTGTCGCTCTACACCGGGCTGAACATTCTCAACACCGTGGACATCAACATCTCCACCGCCGAAGACCCGGTGGAGATCAACATGGAAGGCATCAACCAGGTCAACGTCAATCCCAAGCAGGGAATGGACTTCGCCCAGGCGCTGCGCTCATTTCTGCGACAGGACCCGGACGTGATCATGGTCGGTGAGATCCGCGACCTCGAAACCGCCGAAATCGCCATTAAAGCGGCCCAGACCGGTCACCTGGTGCTGTCGACCCTGCACACCAACAGCGCCGCCGAAACCCTGACTCGCCTGCACAACATGGGCATTGCGGGTTTCAACATTGCCACCTCGATCAGCCTGATCATTGCCCAGCGCCTGGCACGCAAGCTATGCAGCCATTGCAAGAAACCCATCGAGATTCCCCGGGAGGCGCTGCTCAAGGAAGGCTTCCCCGAGGAACGGATCGGCTCATTCACGATCTATGAGCCAGTCGGTTGCGATCACTGCAACAACGGTTACAAAGGGCGAGTAGGGATTTATGAAGTGGTGAAGAATACCCCGGACCTGCAACGGCTGATCATGGCCGAAGGCAACTCACTGGAAATCGACATCCAGATGCGTAAAGACGGCTTCAACGACCTGCGGACGTCGGGCCTGCTCAAGGCCATGCAAGGCATCACCAGCCTTGAAGAAATCAACCGGGTCACCAAGGACTGA
- a CDS encoding pilin, whose translation MNTQKGFTLIELLIVVAIIGILATVALPQYSKYQTRAKVTAGLAEISALKVSYEDIINQGNAPTLALIGVAATTGNCTIAVAGTAATGVGSIGCTILNANGQVAGKTITLARTLDGGWTCTSTVPKEYAPNGCPGV comes from the coding sequence ATGAATACTCAGAAAGGTTTTACCCTGATCGAACTGTTGATCGTGGTGGCGATCATCGGGATTCTGGCGACGGTTGCGCTACCGCAATATTCGAAGTATCAAACGCGGGCGAAAGTAACCGCAGGTCTTGCTGAAATATCGGCACTGAAGGTCTCTTACGAAGACATTATCAATCAAGGTAACGCCCCCACCCTCGCTCTGATCGGCGTTGCCGCGACCACAGGTAATTGCACGATTGCGGTGGCGGGCACCGCCGCTACCGGTGTTGGCAGCATTGGCTGCACGATCCTCAATGCAAACGGTCAGGTGGCCGGCAAGACCATTACGCTTGCACGCACGCTTGACGGTGGCTGGACTTGCACCTCGACGGTACCCAAAGAGTACGCGCCTAATGGTTGCCCTGGCGTCTGA
- a CDS encoding BON domain-containing protein gives MKKFAIAAATATALTLTMANAAFAQTTTTQAPMTLAAGEMTKAKESTSDTWITTKVKADLVTEKGIPGTDIKVETNKGVVSLSSTVAVTDAQKTTAVAIAKKIKGVKAVSADGLKAE, from the coding sequence ATGAAGAAGTTCGCTATCGCTGCCGCTACTGCTACCGCGCTGACCCTGACCATGGCCAACGCTGCATTTGCACAGACCACCACCACCCAAGCCCCGATGACTCTGGCGGCGGGTGAAATGACTAAGGCTAAAGAATCCACTTCCGATACCTGGATCACTACCAAAGTCAAAGCAGACCTGGTGACTGAAAAAGGCATTCCTGGTACCGACATTAAAGTCGAAACCAACAAAGGCGTTGTGTCCCTGTCGTCCACCGTTGCGGTGACCGACGCTCAGAAAACCACCGCAGTGGCCATCGCCAAGAAAATCAAAGGCGTCAAAGCGGTCTCCGCTGACGGCCTGAAAGCCGAGTAA
- a CDS encoding DUF2845 domain-containing protein yields the protein MGAKWLMYLALAMAASQASAADTLRCGSQLVSVGDRSSEVLQKCGEPVSRDLLGYKRSANRREEFQVEEWTYGPNGGMYQYLRFEGNRLKQITSKRGN from the coding sequence ATGGGCGCGAAATGGCTGATGTACCTGGCACTGGCAATGGCTGCCAGTCAGGCCTCGGCAGCCGATACCCTACGCTGCGGCAGTCAATTGGTCAGTGTCGGGGACAGGTCCAGCGAAGTACTGCAGAAATGCGGTGAACCGGTCAGCCGTGATCTGTTGGGCTACAAGCGCAGCGCTAACCGGCGGGAAGAGTTTCAAGTCGAGGAATGGACCTACGGGCCCAACGGCGGGATGTATCAGTACCTGCGTTTTGAAGGTAATCGCTTGAAGCAGATCACCAGCAAGCGTGGTAACTGA